Proteins co-encoded in one Setaria viridis chromosome 9, Setaria_viridis_v4.0, whole genome shotgun sequence genomic window:
- the LOC140221102 gene encoding uncharacterized protein, translated as MAVDAGVGIVLTSPKGDRLEYMIRLHFLATNNMAVYEALIHGLKIASELGARCLYIRDDSELVVDQVMKEASCRDEKMVTYYDEVQKLKEKFDGLELHHVLRRGNLATDFLAKLASNREHTPPRVFVNNAHELLIKLAKAPTPASDAAHAEPVAEPTVGTKMGTPDLKVAMLEPSWMMPFLDYLLQDTLPVNATEARCLARSAKIFVVIEEELHKRSPSGILHKCIPTDQGRELLLEIHADICSHHAAPRSLVGKAFRQGSY; from the coding sequence ATGGCCGTGGACGCGGGGGTTGGCATCGTGCTGACCTCCCCAAAGGGGGACCGCCTCgagtacatgatccgcctccactttttGGCCACCAACAACATGGCGGTATACGAAGCCCTCATCCACGGCCTCAAGATCGCCTCCGAGCTGGGCGCTCGCTGCCTCTACATTAGGGATGACTCAGAGCTAGTCGTTGACCAGGTCATGAAAGAAGCCTCGTGTCGCGATGAAAAGATGGTCACCTACTACGATGAGGTGCAAAAGCTCAAGGAGAAGTTCGATGGCCTCGAGCTTCACCACGTCCTCAGGCGCGGCAATCTCGCCACCGATTTCCTAGCGAAGCTCGCGTCAAACCGCGAGCACACCCCACCAAGGGTCTTCGTCAATAATGCCCATGAGCTGTTGATCAAGCTCGCCAAGGCACCCACCCCTGCTTCCGATGCAGCTCACGCTGAGCCGGTAGCAGAGCCAACCGTGGGGACCAAGATGGGCACCCCAGACCTCAAGGTTGCGATGCTCGAACCGAGCTGGATGATGCCCTTCCTCGACTACCTCCTGCAGGACACCCTCCCCGTCAATGCGACTGAGGCCCGCTGCCTCGCTAGAAGCGCAAAGATCTTCGTGGTCATCGAGGAGGAGCTACACAAACGTAGCCCATCAGGCATCCTCCACAAGTGTATTCCCACCGACCAGGGGCGGGAGCTACTTCTGGAGATACACGCCGACATCTGCAGCCACCATGCGGCCCCGAGGTCACTGGTCGGCAAGGCGTTCCGACAAGGCTCCTACTAG